In Rutidosis leptorrhynchoides isolate AG116_Rl617_1_P2 chromosome 2, CSIRO_AGI_Rlap_v1, whole genome shotgun sequence, one genomic interval encodes:
- the LOC139893428 gene encoding pectinesterase inhibitor 11-like → MAISNSLNFVAHNIIAIILIFTSSITFIAAIEKTSVEFIRSSCSMTTYPTLCFNSLSTKSGAIQTSPKQLAQTALSVTLDTARSTSSSMVKLAQVHGMTHLEVAAMKDCIELLSDSVYELKKSLDEMKQPGSKDHRLVMSDIQTWVSSALTDEDTCSEGFVNDPKMKNVVRGKIVNVAHLTSNALALINNYASTHG, encoded by the coding sequence ATGGCAATCTCAAATTCCCTTAACTTTGTAGCACATAATATTATCGCAATAATCCTCATCTTCACTTCCTCCATCACTTTTATCGCTGCCATCGAGAAAACGAGTGTCGAATTCATCAGATCATCATGTAGTATGACAACTTATCCTACACTCTGTTTCAACTCACTGTCAACTAAATCAGGTGCTATCCAAACAAGCCCAAAACAACTAGCCCAAACAGCTCTATCTGTCACTCTTGACACGGCCCGTTCCACCTCTTCATCGATGGTAAAACTGGCCCAAGTTCATGGCATGACCCATCTGGAGGTTGCTGCTATGAAAGACTGTATTGAGTTGCTGAGTGATTCGGTGTACGAATTGAAGAAATCACTTGACGAGATGAAGCAACCGGGTTCGAAAGATCACAGATTAGTAATGAGCGATATACAAACATGGGTCAGTTCAGCGCTGACGGACGAAGATACGTGCTCCGAAGGGTTTGTGAATGACCCAAAAATGAAAAATGTGGTGAGAGGAAAAATTGTGAACGTGGCGCACTTAACAAGCAATGCTTTGGCTTTGATCAACAATTATGCTTCTACACACGGCTAG
- the LOC139893429 gene encoding uncharacterized protein, with the protein MQQRNSGNRRPSGTDGSDFSYRMVVDNRYTKVANGKSSLSKILIIQAVVLFVGVLDMLFTLLTKQPYDTLAVASTSITFISIIIGELGRKRSKANLLKLYVAASTIGVLGSIVAVFLSNIQLKVFNDPSIWETEKITLLKIACVSLGLFVQIFSAATTISLIGNMSPPKRAS; encoded by the exons ATGCAGCAGAGAAATTCCGGTAACCGGCGGCCATCGGGAACCGATGGCTCCGATTTCTCATACAGAATGGTCGTCGATAACC GTTATAcaaaggtagccaatggaaaatcaAGTCTCTCCAAAATTCTCATCATTcag GCAGTAGTACTATTTGTAGGAGTACTTGATATGCTATTTACATTGTTAACAAAACAGCCTTATGATACATTAGCTGTTGCATCTACTTCTATAACTTTCATTTCAATCATAATTGGAGAATTAG GTCGAAAGCGTAGCAAAGCGAACCTTTTGAAGTTGTATGTGGCTGCGTCAACTATAGGAGTACTTGGATCGATTGTAGCCGTCTTTCTAAGCAATATTCAACTAAAG GTTTTCAATGATCCGAGTATCTGGGAGACAGAGAAAATTACTCTATTGAAGATTGCTTGTGTTTCTCTTG GGCTGTTTGTACAAATATTTTCGGCCGCTACAACAATTTCACTGATTGGGAATATGTCTCCTCCAAAAAGAGCTTCTTAA